From a region of the Impatiens glandulifera chromosome 4, dImpGla2.1, whole genome shotgun sequence genome:
- the LOC124936289 gene encoding protein SHORT ROOT IN SALT MEDIUM 1 isoform X2: protein MYSRGGNAYGQQQQQQQQQPYASQSSYGGQNLGHPYTSSSVGEHDGGSQLPTSSSRHLPMLGGHLESDVGGYRGHSSSGAHYGGQYGNLYGSASLSNAHQVSSLSSKVSGPSSIQGRGAYGSAIPDSPKFNQNDYIPSATHGYSHKSEKMFSDKISDYSSMDRHHYSEQQPSYAGRDLHNESSSRYGDSSTFGQQRQVLSQQQLDMYDRVDKASLLRQEQLLKAQSLQSVPYEGASRQADYLAARGSNTHNPAEFLPYSGRVDADVRNMSMLSSSFSVQPSSSILGAAPRRNADDLVYVPTSLTPGYGVSLPPGRDYAAGKGLRGSSLELDFPSNKLSRGDRKDDTSAHARGLDREIDRREDERRRERLREREKEREQEERERLRNRLRERERENERKRERERERERERIVERREKERERERERVRERSPTRTLKDVKLPRRDSPHREALHRLQSPVKEKAREYSCKIFASRLVDIERDYLSLDKRYPRLFISPECSKVYVNWPKENLSLPLHTPVSFEHGFVDETAVVPNGSPIKLLAGEDLKPERRSIVWNAKIILMSGLSNNSLDELSSERTYNDRVPHFCNMLRFVVLKRDQLMYTMGGPWDPVDGGDPSVDDSALVRTILRCARDQSQLDLSNCQHWNRFLEIHYDRVGSDGLFSHKEITVLFVPDLSNCLPSIEVWRDQWLAFRKVTSERKLTTTPKKEPKEKNDRQRVKGGESTTPIQPIEADKQKVGDKLKECSTNKKGDTNEKKVEKEAEEGALMKNKLEKAAEVESPVILKPGKKKVIKRIVKQKVVDKDIGGSASKQMASQDEKDAEVKAVNSGISLQQEDTSAKSAGVKTFVRKKVVKKTPVGKSAEKAEILQPDAMIEPSKLSEDNVKSDAGPTVTPGDAPVKTIKRKIIRRVVKRKVTVGEATEKVSVTKDDSKEATIEGKKETVASGDQMIVEKQDKDVDTKKAHELLTPAKQGRSNEKLTVKKSTSDPKTGNGSEKQKASNKGHHVDKKEKPKEKEKAKDSKDKTNGKSIKEVSEKKRLEEPPRHPGFILRTNGSKDSKLRSISLSLDSLLDYTDKDIEESNFELSLFAETLSEMLQYQMGSRILLFLQQVRIKFLRKRYQRKRQREENSKETDQKSSEKRPKTDDSKPAKVDADGEAHPDEKSVPKDTTPIDNVMGNSEEDPKEYDDNAEEDPEEDPEEDPEEDPEEDPEEDPEEDEEMQECNAENNLSNQEDAEVLKKDEDSIVKPEPVDNLKDEAGSSKENQDIKPIVHSSNKEKGNAVDDVKSEKGSSSEEKKSKHSEIEKQVTKNKMAPASVDKELLKAFRYFDRNRAGYIRVEDMRLIIHNLGNFLSHRDVKELVQSALLESNTGRDDRILYNKLLVSNRF from the exons ATGTACTCGAGAGGTGGCAATGCTTACGGCCAACAACAGCAACAACAACAGCAACAGCCGTACGCTTCTCAATCTTCATACGGTGGTCAAAAT TTGGGACATCCATATACTAGCAGTTCAGTTGGAGAACACGATGGGGGCTCACAGCTACCAACTTCTTCTTCTCGGCATTTACCAATGCTTGGGGGGCATCTTGAATCAGATGTTGGTGGGTATAGGGGTCATTCCTCTTCCGGAGCCCATTATGGAGGACAATATGGTAATTTGTACGGTTCTGCCTCATTGAGTAATGCCCATCAG GTTTCTTCATTAAGTTCCAAAGTATCTGGACCTTCTAGTATTCAAGGACGTGGTGCTTATGGCTCAGCAATACCAGACTCACCTAAGTTTAACCAAAATGACTATATCCCGTCGGCAACTCATGGATATTCTCACAAAAGCGAAAAAATGTTTTCTGATAAGATTTCAGATTATTCTTCTATGGACAGACATCATTACAGTGAACAACAACCTAGCTATGCTGGGAGGGATTTACACAATGAGTCATCTAGTAGATATGGAGACTCTAGTACTTTTGGTCAGCAGCGTCAG GTTCTTTCTCAGCAACAGTTGGACATGTATGATCGTGTTGACAAAGCATCATTACTTAGACAAGAACAACTGCTGAAGGCTCAATCACTTCAATCTGTTCCTTATGAAGGGGCATCCAG ACAAGCTGACTATCTTGCAGCAAGGGGGAGCAATACTCACAATCCAGCGGAGTTCTTACCTTATAGTGGAAGAGTAGATGCCGATGTTCGCAATATGTCGATGCTCAGCAGTTCATTCAGTGTGCAACCATCTTCATCCATCTTAGGGGCTGCTCCTCGGAGAAATGCTGATGATCTTGTGTATGTTCCAACTTCATTAACTCCAGGTTATGGTGTAAGCCTTCCTCCTGGCAGGGATTACGCTGCAGGAAAAGGACTTCGTGGCTCCTCACTTGAACTCGACTTTCCAAGTAACAAATTGTCACGCGGTGATCGTAAGGATGATACGAGTGCACATGCGCGAGGTCTCGACCGAGAAATTGATCGGAGGGAAGACGAACGTCGAAGGGAACGCTTGCGCGAAAGGGAGAAAGAACGAGAACAGGAGGAACGTGAACGTCTGCGTAACCGACTccgagaaagagaaagagaaaatgaaCGGAAACGAGAAAGAGAACGGGAACGTGAACGTGAACGAATTGTGGAAAGGCGTGAGAAGGAGAGAGAACGAGAACGAGAACGTGTGCGTGAACGTAGTCCCACGAGAACCTTGAAGGATGTGAAGTTGCCACGACGAGATTCACCTCATCGTGAAGCTTTGCATAG GCTTCAATCACCTGTTAAAGAGAAAGCTAGAGAGTATTCCTGCaag ATTTTTGCGTCCCGTTTGGTAGACATTGAAAGAGATTATTTGTCACTGGATAAGCGATACCCAAGGCTTTTTATATCTCCAGAATGTTCGAAG GTTTATGTGAACTGGCCAAAGGAGAATCTTAGTCTTCCTTTACATACTCCTGTCAG TTTTGAGCATGGATTTGTTGATGAAACTGCGGTTGTGCCCAACGGTTCACCAATCAAGTTGTTAGCTGGTGAAGATCTAAAACCAGAACGTCGCTCTATTGTGTGGAATGCAAAG ATAATATTGATGAGCGGACTCAGCAACAATAGTCTGGATGAGCTTTCATCTGAAAGAACATACAATGATCGTGTTCCTCATTTTTGCAATATGCTTAGATTTGTTGTTCTTAAGAGGGATCAATTGATGTACACCATGGGTGGTCCATGGGATCCTGTTGATGGTGGGGATCCATCAGTTGATGACTCCGCTTTAGTTCGTACTATTCTTAG GTGTGCGAGGGATCAGAGCCAACTTGATTTAAGTAACTGCCAGCACTGGAATCGGTTCCTTGAG ATACATTATGACAGAGTTGGCAGTGATGGCTTGTTTAGCCACAAAGAAATCACTGTTCTGTTTGTTCCAGATTTGTCAAACTGTCTCCCTTCAATTGAAGTTTGGCGAGACCAATGGCTTGCTTTTAGAAAGGTTACTTCTGAAAGAAAGTTGACCACTACCCCTAAAAAAGAG CCAAAAGAAAAGAATGATAGGCAGAGAG ttaagGGTGGTGAATCAACAACTCCTATACAACCTATAGAAGCTGACAAGCAAAAAGTTGGCGACAAGCTGAAAGAGTGTTCGACTAACAAAAAAGGGGACACCAATGAAAAGAAGGTTGAGAAAGAAGCAGAGGAGGGAGCTctcatgaagaacaaactagAAAAGGCTGCTGAAGTTGAATCTCCAGTTATTTTAAAGCCAGGAAAGAAGAAAGTTATAAAGCGAATAGTTAAACAGAAGGTCGTGGATAAGGATATTGGCGGGAGTGCAAGTAAACAGATGGCTTCCCAAGATGAAAAAGATGCTGAAGTGAAGGCTGTCAACTCGGGTATTTCTCTTCAACAAGAAGACACATCTGCTAAATCAGCGGGTGTCAAAACTTTCGTTAGAAAGAAGGTTGTGAAGAAAACCCCAGTTGGAAAAAGTGCTGAAAAAGCTGAGATTTTGCAGCCTGATGCGATGATTGAGCCATCCAAGTTATCTGAAGATAATGTGAAAAGTGATGCTGGTCCAACTGTGACACCTGGAGATGCCCCGGTAAAAACGATTAAGAGGAAAATAATAAGAAGGGTGGTTAAACGGAAGGTAACAGTGGGAGAAGCCACCGAGAAAGTTTCTGTTACAAAAGATGACAGCAAAGAGGCAACCATAGAAGGAAAAAAAGAGACAGTGGCTTCTGGTGACCAGATGATTGTGGAGAAACAAGATAAGGATGTCGATACCAAAAAAGCGCATGAGTTACTGACCCCTGCGAAGCAAGGAAGGAGTAATGAGAAGCTTACAGTTAAAAAAAGTACCTCCGATCCAAAGACTGGCAATGGGAGTGAGAAGCAAAAGGCTTCTAATAAAGGGCATCATGTTGATAAGAAGGAAAAGCCAAAAGAAAAGGAGAAAGCGAAGGATAGTAAAGATAAAACCAATGGAAAATCAATCAAGGAGGTTTCAGAAAAGAAAAGGCTTGAAGAACCTCCACGTCACCCAGGCTTTATTCTCCGAACAAATGGCAGCAAAGATTCTAAA CTGAGGTCAATATCTCTATCGCTGGATTCACTTTTGGACTATACTGACAAGGATATTGAGGAATCAAACTTTGAG CTTTCTCTGTTTGCGGAAACATTGAGTGAAATGCTGCAATATCAAATGGGAAGCCGTATTCTATTGTTTCTCCag CAAGTACGCATAAAATTTCTGAGGAAGAGGTACCAAAGGAAAAGACAAAGGGAAGAGAATTCAAAAGAAACTGACCAGAAATCATCAGAAAAACGTCCAAAGACTGATGATTCTAAACCTGCTAAAGTAGATGCAGATGGTGAAGCTCATCCGGATGAGAAGAGTGTTCCTAAGGACACCACTCCCATTGATAATGTAATGGGTAATAGTGAAGAAGATCCCAAGGAATATGATGATAATGCAGAAGAAGATCCAGAAGAGGATCCTGAAGAGGATCCTGAAGAAGATCCTGAAGAAGATCCCGAAGAGGATCCAGAGGAGGATGAAGAGATGCAGGAATGCAATGCCGAAAACAACTTATCAAATCAG GAAGATGCTGAAGTTCTCAAGAAAGATGAAGACTCTATTGTTAAACCTGAACCAGTGGATAATCTGAAAGATGAAGCCGGAAGTTCCAAGGAAAACCAGGACATAAAGCCCATAGTACATTCTTCGAATAAGGAAAAG GGAAATGCTGTAGATGATGTGAAATCTGAAAAGGGGAGTAGTTcagaggaaaaaaagtcaaagcATTCTGAGATAGAAAAGCAAGtgacaaaaaataaaatggCCCCAGCTAGTGTTGACAAGGAATTACTGAAG GCATTCAGGTATTTTGATCGTAACAGAGCTGGATACATTAGG GTTGAAGATATGAGGTTGATAATACACAACTTGGGGAATTTCCTATCTCATAGGGATGTAAAG GAGCTTGTGCAGAGTGCACTTCTGGAGAGCAACACTGGGAGGGATGATCGAATACTCTACAATAAGCTTCTTGTCAGCAACAGATTCTGA
- the LOC124936289 gene encoding protein SHORT ROOT IN SALT MEDIUM 1 isoform X1, with protein sequence MYSRGGNAYGQQQQQQQQQPYASQSSYGGQNLGHPYTSSSVGEHDGGSQLPTSSSRHLPMLGGHLESDVGGYRGHSSSGAHYGGQYGNLYGSASLSNAHQVSSLSSKVSGPSSIQGRGAYGSAIPDSPKFNQNDYIPSATHGYSHKSEKMFSDKISDYSSMDRHHYSEQQPSYAGRDLHNESSSRYGDSSTFGQQRQVLSQQQLDMYDRVDKASLLRQEQLLKAQSLQSVPYEGASRQADYLAARGSNTHNPAEFLPYSGRVDADVRNMSMLSSSFSVQPSSSILGAAPRRNADDLVYVPTSLTPGYGVSLPPGRDYAAGKGLRGSSLELDFPSNKLSRGDRKDDTSAHARGLDREIDRREDERRRERLREREKEREQEERERLRNRLRERERENERKRERERERERERIVERREKERERERERVRERSPTRTLKDVKLPRRDSPHREALHRLQSPVKEKAREYSCKIFASRLVDIERDYLSLDKRYPRLFISPECSKVYVNWPKENLSLPLHTPVSFEHGFVDETAVVPNGSPIKLLAGEDLKPERRSIVWNAKIILMSGLSNNSLDELSSERTYNDRVPHFCNMLRFVVLKRDQLMYTMGGPWDPVDGGDPSVDDSALVRTILRCARDQSQLDLSNCQHWNRFLEIHYDRVGSDGLFSHKEITVLFVPDLSNCLPSIEVWRDQWLAFRKVTSERKLTTTPKKEKPKEKNDRQRVKGGESTTPIQPIEADKQKVGDKLKECSTNKKGDTNEKKVEKEAEEGALMKNKLEKAAEVESPVILKPGKKKVIKRIVKQKVVDKDIGGSASKQMASQDEKDAEVKAVNSGISLQQEDTSAKSAGVKTFVRKKVVKKTPVGKSAEKAEILQPDAMIEPSKLSEDNVKSDAGPTVTPGDAPVKTIKRKIIRRVVKRKVTVGEATEKVSVTKDDSKEATIEGKKETVASGDQMIVEKQDKDVDTKKAHELLTPAKQGRSNEKLTVKKSTSDPKTGNGSEKQKASNKGHHVDKKEKPKEKEKAKDSKDKTNGKSIKEVSEKKRLEEPPRHPGFILRTNGSKDSKLRSISLSLDSLLDYTDKDIEESNFELSLFAETLSEMLQYQMGSRILLFLQQVRIKFLRKRYQRKRQREENSKETDQKSSEKRPKTDDSKPAKVDADGEAHPDEKSVPKDTTPIDNVMGNSEEDPKEYDDNAEEDPEEDPEEDPEEDPEEDPEEDPEEDEEMQECNAENNLSNQEDAEVLKKDEDSIVKPEPVDNLKDEAGSSKENQDIKPIVHSSNKEKGNAVDDVKSEKGSSSEEKKSKHSEIEKQVTKNKMAPASVDKELLKAFRYFDRNRAGYIRVEDMRLIIHNLGNFLSHRDVKELVQSALLESNTGRDDRILYNKLLVSNRF encoded by the exons ATGTACTCGAGAGGTGGCAATGCTTACGGCCAACAACAGCAACAACAACAGCAACAGCCGTACGCTTCTCAATCTTCATACGGTGGTCAAAAT TTGGGACATCCATATACTAGCAGTTCAGTTGGAGAACACGATGGGGGCTCACAGCTACCAACTTCTTCTTCTCGGCATTTACCAATGCTTGGGGGGCATCTTGAATCAGATGTTGGTGGGTATAGGGGTCATTCCTCTTCCGGAGCCCATTATGGAGGACAATATGGTAATTTGTACGGTTCTGCCTCATTGAGTAATGCCCATCAG GTTTCTTCATTAAGTTCCAAAGTATCTGGACCTTCTAGTATTCAAGGACGTGGTGCTTATGGCTCAGCAATACCAGACTCACCTAAGTTTAACCAAAATGACTATATCCCGTCGGCAACTCATGGATATTCTCACAAAAGCGAAAAAATGTTTTCTGATAAGATTTCAGATTATTCTTCTATGGACAGACATCATTACAGTGAACAACAACCTAGCTATGCTGGGAGGGATTTACACAATGAGTCATCTAGTAGATATGGAGACTCTAGTACTTTTGGTCAGCAGCGTCAG GTTCTTTCTCAGCAACAGTTGGACATGTATGATCGTGTTGACAAAGCATCATTACTTAGACAAGAACAACTGCTGAAGGCTCAATCACTTCAATCTGTTCCTTATGAAGGGGCATCCAG ACAAGCTGACTATCTTGCAGCAAGGGGGAGCAATACTCACAATCCAGCGGAGTTCTTACCTTATAGTGGAAGAGTAGATGCCGATGTTCGCAATATGTCGATGCTCAGCAGTTCATTCAGTGTGCAACCATCTTCATCCATCTTAGGGGCTGCTCCTCGGAGAAATGCTGATGATCTTGTGTATGTTCCAACTTCATTAACTCCAGGTTATGGTGTAAGCCTTCCTCCTGGCAGGGATTACGCTGCAGGAAAAGGACTTCGTGGCTCCTCACTTGAACTCGACTTTCCAAGTAACAAATTGTCACGCGGTGATCGTAAGGATGATACGAGTGCACATGCGCGAGGTCTCGACCGAGAAATTGATCGGAGGGAAGACGAACGTCGAAGGGAACGCTTGCGCGAAAGGGAGAAAGAACGAGAACAGGAGGAACGTGAACGTCTGCGTAACCGACTccgagaaagagaaagagaaaatgaaCGGAAACGAGAAAGAGAACGGGAACGTGAACGTGAACGAATTGTGGAAAGGCGTGAGAAGGAGAGAGAACGAGAACGAGAACGTGTGCGTGAACGTAGTCCCACGAGAACCTTGAAGGATGTGAAGTTGCCACGACGAGATTCACCTCATCGTGAAGCTTTGCATAG GCTTCAATCACCTGTTAAAGAGAAAGCTAGAGAGTATTCCTGCaag ATTTTTGCGTCCCGTTTGGTAGACATTGAAAGAGATTATTTGTCACTGGATAAGCGATACCCAAGGCTTTTTATATCTCCAGAATGTTCGAAG GTTTATGTGAACTGGCCAAAGGAGAATCTTAGTCTTCCTTTACATACTCCTGTCAG TTTTGAGCATGGATTTGTTGATGAAACTGCGGTTGTGCCCAACGGTTCACCAATCAAGTTGTTAGCTGGTGAAGATCTAAAACCAGAACGTCGCTCTATTGTGTGGAATGCAAAG ATAATATTGATGAGCGGACTCAGCAACAATAGTCTGGATGAGCTTTCATCTGAAAGAACATACAATGATCGTGTTCCTCATTTTTGCAATATGCTTAGATTTGTTGTTCTTAAGAGGGATCAATTGATGTACACCATGGGTGGTCCATGGGATCCTGTTGATGGTGGGGATCCATCAGTTGATGACTCCGCTTTAGTTCGTACTATTCTTAG GTGTGCGAGGGATCAGAGCCAACTTGATTTAAGTAACTGCCAGCACTGGAATCGGTTCCTTGAG ATACATTATGACAGAGTTGGCAGTGATGGCTTGTTTAGCCACAAAGAAATCACTGTTCTGTTTGTTCCAGATTTGTCAAACTGTCTCCCTTCAATTGAAGTTTGGCGAGACCAATGGCTTGCTTTTAGAAAGGTTACTTCTGAAAGAAAGTTGACCACTACCCCTAAAAAAGAG AAGCCAAAAGAAAAGAATGATAGGCAGAGAG ttaagGGTGGTGAATCAACAACTCCTATACAACCTATAGAAGCTGACAAGCAAAAAGTTGGCGACAAGCTGAAAGAGTGTTCGACTAACAAAAAAGGGGACACCAATGAAAAGAAGGTTGAGAAAGAAGCAGAGGAGGGAGCTctcatgaagaacaaactagAAAAGGCTGCTGAAGTTGAATCTCCAGTTATTTTAAAGCCAGGAAAGAAGAAAGTTATAAAGCGAATAGTTAAACAGAAGGTCGTGGATAAGGATATTGGCGGGAGTGCAAGTAAACAGATGGCTTCCCAAGATGAAAAAGATGCTGAAGTGAAGGCTGTCAACTCGGGTATTTCTCTTCAACAAGAAGACACATCTGCTAAATCAGCGGGTGTCAAAACTTTCGTTAGAAAGAAGGTTGTGAAGAAAACCCCAGTTGGAAAAAGTGCTGAAAAAGCTGAGATTTTGCAGCCTGATGCGATGATTGAGCCATCCAAGTTATCTGAAGATAATGTGAAAAGTGATGCTGGTCCAACTGTGACACCTGGAGATGCCCCGGTAAAAACGATTAAGAGGAAAATAATAAGAAGGGTGGTTAAACGGAAGGTAACAGTGGGAGAAGCCACCGAGAAAGTTTCTGTTACAAAAGATGACAGCAAAGAGGCAACCATAGAAGGAAAAAAAGAGACAGTGGCTTCTGGTGACCAGATGATTGTGGAGAAACAAGATAAGGATGTCGATACCAAAAAAGCGCATGAGTTACTGACCCCTGCGAAGCAAGGAAGGAGTAATGAGAAGCTTACAGTTAAAAAAAGTACCTCCGATCCAAAGACTGGCAATGGGAGTGAGAAGCAAAAGGCTTCTAATAAAGGGCATCATGTTGATAAGAAGGAAAAGCCAAAAGAAAAGGAGAAAGCGAAGGATAGTAAAGATAAAACCAATGGAAAATCAATCAAGGAGGTTTCAGAAAAGAAAAGGCTTGAAGAACCTCCACGTCACCCAGGCTTTATTCTCCGAACAAATGGCAGCAAAGATTCTAAA CTGAGGTCAATATCTCTATCGCTGGATTCACTTTTGGACTATACTGACAAGGATATTGAGGAATCAAACTTTGAG CTTTCTCTGTTTGCGGAAACATTGAGTGAAATGCTGCAATATCAAATGGGAAGCCGTATTCTATTGTTTCTCCag CAAGTACGCATAAAATTTCTGAGGAAGAGGTACCAAAGGAAAAGACAAAGGGAAGAGAATTCAAAAGAAACTGACCAGAAATCATCAGAAAAACGTCCAAAGACTGATGATTCTAAACCTGCTAAAGTAGATGCAGATGGTGAAGCTCATCCGGATGAGAAGAGTGTTCCTAAGGACACCACTCCCATTGATAATGTAATGGGTAATAGTGAAGAAGATCCCAAGGAATATGATGATAATGCAGAAGAAGATCCAGAAGAGGATCCTGAAGAGGATCCTGAAGAAGATCCTGAAGAAGATCCCGAAGAGGATCCAGAGGAGGATGAAGAGATGCAGGAATGCAATGCCGAAAACAACTTATCAAATCAG GAAGATGCTGAAGTTCTCAAGAAAGATGAAGACTCTATTGTTAAACCTGAACCAGTGGATAATCTGAAAGATGAAGCCGGAAGTTCCAAGGAAAACCAGGACATAAAGCCCATAGTACATTCTTCGAATAAGGAAAAG GGAAATGCTGTAGATGATGTGAAATCTGAAAAGGGGAGTAGTTcagaggaaaaaaagtcaaagcATTCTGAGATAGAAAAGCAAGtgacaaaaaataaaatggCCCCAGCTAGTGTTGACAAGGAATTACTGAAG GCATTCAGGTATTTTGATCGTAACAGAGCTGGATACATTAGG GTTGAAGATATGAGGTTGATAATACACAACTTGGGGAATTTCCTATCTCATAGGGATGTAAAG GAGCTTGTGCAGAGTGCACTTCTGGAGAGCAACACTGGGAGGGATGATCGAATACTCTACAATAAGCTTCTTGTCAGCAACAGATTCTGA